Proteins encoded together in one Rana temporaria chromosome 6, aRanTem1.1, whole genome shotgun sequence window:
- the RAI1 gene encoding retinoic acid-induced protein 1 yields the protein MQSFRERCGFHGNQQNYQPSSQDSSRLENYRHQSQPGLNCVRQRQMTKGYYAQTSYQGYENNSGEKYPRGDKHINVQQLQGRVSFASFPEANVYPAQYSGEDGLQNWGQTQALTGAKYEENVIKKTPGEERTYQDPSGQMAFRSHSLHHPQQQPSLNYPKLPRQKVQNDVPSSPHPFSQSPHYNPNFPTSTYSSVPPGSPVSHSFKSCTAPSNPPHERAMAAAAGQRVQAMHGYQASRMASYEQSQRHHTQESLHYQNMAKYQHYSQQGQAYCQPETPSRTPEQYYQPFSPSASHSPARSVGRSPSYSSTPSPLMTNLENFQYNQQQQHNPNTFPMGISEHSHYMPLLNPSPTGTSSPESQTKSLQNDKIPETLLSDLSLQSLTALTSQVENISSTVQQLLLSKSGIPQKKGIKTSPRTPESMKTQHCSSESSAYSSEPMGTPLSETLGTPQSVHAEMQDTDYLSGSEDHLERNYMYCGPGRSPGRANSTKMKPESISTCSVTSPDNMSTKSDDSFQSIHTSLPLETFAKLVSSERECPHLLVNALSQEELSTEIIALQDAIDNEKAEKAWADSPELNSTPKSPFNLENHRCVESVVKNTWSNQGASQVIPDAMKKVTPDKTQMKNSEFCEIPTVQTKLVDATEKSVSLTEKNIENATSSSSYAIYSNTLANTTPKSSDPFEWPDKNMSESCLRWKEIELTLNSDLQKGLFQNKENKVDSQLDVPDVETPLENDSGEEFNKEGAEELTYTEDGKTDEKWLEDTRDCYAEDEFQDIPDLPSQKESNLEPEDYSSLCDFSERKSLIDDESLPKQVRDTEAFSSINTPESIENPSTEEKENVVECAQLSDSSIMLLGPTVETESKVNSWFESTLPHIKAVEDTKENTEESKETVKDCSVSQSEVIEAEKEVVSTLPEESETVDQQATNEQTAILAEEPPVKKPQRGRRCKAAEAKVVEISAQITSESSDKGGNQAELMQTQNLNATTAIQVDKAPVTQPKSARMCTRSSTAKVEPQECGTGVNLKAPHPEKLSKRGAFGEKEKVPYKTGKKGGKNGEKIMSTPSPTDQETIALQNKQPSVLSAGPKSKKISILKDEKSMILRSRNKKQELFPAKRRRGKRGMNFVLKKRTSLKKIITNNCVAADTFPIMPKIRKRMKLSTSGIGINVKTSEKPLHSLKRKSTFISPVPAKKKNLIIRSKKTKEQKSENPPNLFKKIKPVKKEKVKLKLATKKACKVILNSPSIRMAPEVCLKMTSRSSYLGAIKTKVLPPRKGRGLKMEAIVQKITSPNQKKQGAPIGETVLNGAVSNNTLVVPSQGKELRDNSLVIDAEAKLLTQDIAQIESPKPEAEMHTVSCRGGNRSFKGKPYHKKKGTSNSLHGEIDTQPVVKLEGRCRSSKKLNTVPKTKLRRGRSKSSQRTSKTAVKTLLAASPSVLLTSKDKSLSENSLLANKYRPNVCKKLEEGSVITEAAEETSPRARKKTKHPTFNGYNKRQRKCSSQNNSKSTSQPPGSKRRGKRHNIPPVTPKEPEIKLKYVSAKPVRAENRVRLFTPYIQVEQKNTFTTICTVINTSGEEARLLKERSAAHSASQSVAFASQGSLPFSSRMQLGPLVCKSVSSGCLLCCLCRCPANYKDLGDLCGPYYPMDCLPNKKSRLKDKPKPEDTDKSSKAVVSLCTVGDGRPSCTDGGATDVVKPNALRSSARGMLRKLPSCYCCSKKLEVTETEKPKRHQCVKVPEVHSAEPETQEHWVHEACAVWTSGVYLVAGKLYGIHEAIQMAASVLCPKCQKSGATVGCSHKGCVQSYHYTCAMEAGCLLSEENFSLRCPKHKRHLV from the coding sequence ATGCAGTCATTTCGGGAAAGGTGTGGTTTCCACGGCAACCAGCAGAACTACCAACCATCTTCACAGGATTCCTCACGCCTGGAAAATTACAGGCATCAAAGTCAGCCTGGGCTCAATTGCGTGCGTCAGAGACAGATGACCAAAGGCTACTATGCCCAGACGTCCTACCAAGGCTATGAGAATAACTCTGGGGAGAAATACCCCCGGGGCGACAAGCACATAAACGTTCAGCAGCTGCAGGGCCGGGTCTCTTTTGCCAGCTTCCCTGAAGCCAATGTGTACCCTGCACAGTATTCCGGTGAAGATGGCCTGCAGAACTGGGGACAGACTCAGGCTCTGACGGGGGCAAAATACGaggaaaatgtgataaaaaagACTCCTGGAGAAGAAAGGACGTACCAGGACCCTTCTGGACAAATGGCATTCCGTTCGCACTCTCTACACCATCCACAACAGCAGCCCAGTCTTAACTATCCTAAGCTACCCAGGCAAAAGGTCCAAAATGATGTCCCATCTTCCCCTCACCCCTTCTCCCAATCTCCCCATTATAATCCGAATTTTCCAACTTCCACCTACTCCTCAGTGCCACCAGGCAGCCCTGTCTCTCACTCCTTCAAGAGTTGCACAGCCCCGTCTAACCCTCCACATGAGCGTGCcatggctgctgctgctggccAAAGGGTGCAAGCCATGCATGGTTACCAGGCATCTAGAATGGCTTCCTATGAACAATCACAGCGACATCACACACAGGAATCTTTGCACTACCAGAACATGGCCAAATACCAACATTATAGCCAACAAGGTCAAGCATACTGCCAGCCTGAGACCCCCAGTAGGACCCCAGAACAGTATTACCAACCGTTTAGTCCCAGCGCCAGCCATTCCCCGGCCAGATCAGTGGGCAGATCCCCATCTTACAGTTCTACGCCATCTCCTCTCATGACAAACCTTGAAAACTTCCAGTataaccagcagcagcagcataatCCCAATACTTTTCCTATGGGCATTTCCGAACACAGTCACTACATGCCTCTTCTTAATCCCTCGCCCACAGGCACTTCAAGCCCAGAGTCACAAACTAAAAGTCTACAAAATGACAAAATCCCAGAGACTTTGCTTTCTGACCTCAGTCTGCAGAGCCTTACAGCTCTTACTTCCCAAGTGGAGAACATCTCAAGTACTGTCCAACAGTTACTTCTGTCCAAGTCTGGTATTCCCCAAAAGAAAGGCATCAAGACTTCTCCCAGGACCCCAGAGTCAATGAAAACGCAACATTGTAGCTCTGAAAGCAGTGCATATTCTTCTGAACCAATGGGCACTCCTCTTTCCGAAACATTGGGAACTCCACAGTCTGTACATGCCGAAATGCAAGATACTGACTACCTTAGTGGCTCTGAAGACCATCTAGAAAGAAACTACATGTACTGTGGACCAGGACGAAGTCCTGGGAGGGCCAACAGTACCAAAATGAAACCTGAGTCTATCTCCACCTGTTCTGTGACTTCACCTGATAATATGTCTACAAAATCTGATGATTCATTTCAAAGCATCCATACTAGTCTTCCTCTGGAGACGTTTGCTAAATTAGTGAGTAGCGAAAGGGAGTGTCCCCATTTACTGGTAAATGCACTGTCTCAAGAGGAGTTGTCTACAGAGATCATTGCTCTTCAAGATGCTATTGATAATGAGAAAGCGGAAAAGGCCTGGGCTGATTCCCCAGAACTGAACAGTACACCTAAATCTCCATTTAACCTAGAAAATCACAGATGTGTAGAATCTGTCGTTAAGAACACCTGGTCCAATCAAGGGGCTTCACAAGTAATTCCAGATGCTATGAAGAAAGTTACACCAGATAAAACACAGATGAAGAACAGTGAGTTCTGCGAAATTCCAACAGTGCAAACAAAACTTGTGGACGCCACCGAAAAATCTGTTAGTCTTACAGAGAAAAACATTGAGAATGCAACATCTAGCTCAAGCTATGCTATTTACTCTAACACATTGGCTAACACAACCCCAAAGAGTTCAGATCCTTTTGAGTGGCCAGATAAGAACATGTCAGAGTCTTGTCTGAGGTGGAAAGAAATTGAGTTGACTCTCAATTCAGATCTCCAGAAGGGCTTGTTTCAAAACAAGGAGAATAAAGTTGATAGCCAGCTTGATGTTCCTGATGTGGAAACACCTCTGGAAAATGACTCTGGTGAAGAGTTTAACAAGGAGGGGGCAGAAGAATTAACCTACACAGAAGATGGCAAAACTGATGAGAAGTGGTTGGAGGATACAAGAGATTGTTACGCCGAAGATGAATTTCAAGACATCCCTGATCTCCCATCCCAAAAAGAATCCAACTTAGAGCCAGAAGACTATTCCTCTTTATGTGACTTTTCAGAAAGAAAGTCTCTTATAGATGATGAATCCCTCCCaaagcaggtgagggatacagAAGCCTTTTCTTCCATCAATACACCAGAATCCATAGAAAACCCAAGCACTGAAGAGAAAGAAAATGTAGTTGAATGTGCACAACTGTCAGACAGCTCAATCATGTTGCTTGGTCCAACTGTTGAGACTGAGTCCAAAGTAAACAGCTGGTTTGAATCTACATTGCCACACATCAAAGCAGTGGAAGACACAAAGGAGAACACTGAAGAGAGCAAAGAGACTGTGAAAGACTGTAGTGTAAGTCAGTCGGAAGTAATAGAAGCTGAAAAAGAAGTTGTCTCAACCCTGCCAGAGGAAAGCGAAACAGTTGACCAACAAGCAACAAATGAACAGACAGCCATCTTGGCTGAAGAACCACCTGTGAAGAAACCTCAACGTGGTCGAAGGTGTAAAGCAGCAGAAGCAAAGGTGGTGGAAATTTCTGCACAGATTACATCGGAAAGTAGCGATAAAGGCGGGAATCAAGCTGAGTTAATGCAAACACAAAATCTAAATGCCACAACAGCAATTCAAGTTGACAAGGCTCCTGTAACACAACCTAAATCAGCAAGGATGTGCACTCGTTCCTCCACTGCCAAAGTGGAACCACAAGAATGTGGCACAGGGGTAAACTTAAAAGCACCACATCCTGAAAAACTAAGTAAAAGAGGAGCATTCGGTGAGAAAGAGAAGGTTCCTTATAAAACTGGAAAAAAGGGTGGAAAAAATGGTGAGAAGATAATGTCCACACCGTCACCCACTGACCAAGAAACAATAGCCCTACAAAATAAACAGCCTTCTGTTCTTAGTGCTGGTCCAAAATCCAAAAAAATCAGCATCCTAAAGGATGAAAAATCTATGATTTTGAGGTCTCGTAACAAGAAGCAGGAGTTATTTCCAGCcaaaagaagaagagggaagagaggAATGAATTTTGTGCTTAAGAAACGTACTTCTTTAAAGAAGATTATAACAAACAACTGCGTGGCAGCCGACACATTTCCAATTATGCCGAAAATAAGAAAAAGGATGAAACTTTCAACCTCCGGCATTGGAATAAATGTAAAAACCTCAGAAAAGCCTTTGCATTCTCTGAAGAGGAAATCAACCTTTATTTCACCAGTCCCAGCCAAAAAGAAAAACTTGATTATACGCAGCAAAAAGACAAAGGAACAAAAGTCAGAGAATCCTCCCAATTTGTTCAAAAAAATTAAGCCcgtcaaaaaagaaaaagtcaaGTTAAAGCTTGCTACCAAGAAGGCTTGTAAAGTCATCCTAAACTCTCCTTCCATAAGAATGGCTCCTGAAGTTTGCTTAAAAATGACTTCACGGTCATCTTATCTTGGTGCTATAAAAACAAAGGTTTTGCCACCTAGAAAAGGCAGAGGACTTAAAATGGAGGCAATAGTACAAAAGATTACTTCACCAAATCAGAAGAAACAAGGTGCTCCTATAGGAGAGACTGTTCTTAATGGAGCAGTTAGTAACAATACCTTAGTCGTTCCTTCTCAAGGCAAGGAGCTAAGAGATAATAGCTTAGTAATAGATGCTGAAGCCAAGTTGTTGACTCAGGACATTGCACAAATTGAATCCCCAAAGCCAGAAGCCGAAATGCACACGGTTAGTTGTCGAGGTGGCAATAGGTCCTTCAAAGGTAAACCTTACCACAAGAAAAAAGGGACTTCAAATTCTCTCCATGGAGAAATTGACACACAACCAGTGGTAAAACTAGAGGGGAGATGCAGAAGTTCAAAAAAACTGAATACAGTTCCTAAAACAAAGCTCAGGAGAGGTAGGTCCAAAAGTTCTCAGAGAACTTCCAAAACGGCTGTCAAAACCCTACTAGCAGCTTCTCCTTCTGTGCTTCTGACTTCAAAAGACAAGTCCTTGTCGGAAAACTCTTTGCTAGCCAATAAATATCGACCCAATGTGTGCAAAAAGTTGGAGGAGGGCTCTGTTATTACTGAGGCAGCTGAAGAGACCTCGCCACGGGCcaggaaaaaaacaaagcatCCAACTTTTAATGGCTACAACAAGAGGCAACGCAAGTGTTCTTCTCAAAACAACTCAAAGTCAACCAGTCAACCACCTGGGAGCAAGAGAAGGGGAAAGAGGCATAACATACCTCCCGTTACGCCTAAAGAACCAGAAATCAAGCTGAAGTATGTATCGGCTAAACCAGTGAGGGCAGAAAATCGAGTCCGCCTCTTCACACCGTACATTCAGGTGGAGCAAAAAAATACATTCACCACCATCTGCACTGTAATAAATACTTCAGGGGAAGAGGCTCGATTACTGAAGGAGAGAAGCGCTGCTCACTCAGCATCTCAATCCGTCGCATTTGCCAGCCAGGGCAGCCTGCCCTTTTCCTCCCGGATGCAGCTGGGACCTTTAGTGTGCAAATCAGTCAGCTCTGGCTGCCTCCTCTGCTGCTTGTGCCGTTGCCCAGCCAATTATAAAGACTTGGGCGACCTGTGTGGGCCTTACTATCCTATGGACTGTTTGCCTAACAAGAAATCCAGGCTGAAAGATAAACCGAAACCAGAGGACACAGACAAATCTTCCAAGGCCGTGGTTTCCCTCTGCACAGTAGGTGACGGGAGGCCGTCTTGTACAGATGGTGGAGCCACTGACGTAGTCAAACCGAATGCGCTACGATCTAGTGCTCGTGGAATGCTCAGGAAGTTGCCCAGCTGTTACTGTTGCAGCAAAAAGTTGGAGGTGACAGAGACTGAGAAACCCAAGAGACATCAGTGTGTCAAAGTGCCCGAGGTGCACTCTGCAGAACCAGAAACGCAGGAGCACTGGGTGCATGAGGCCTGTGCAGTTTGGACCAGCGGCGTTTACCTGGTAGCTGGGAAACTGTATGGCATCCATGAAGCCATTCAGATGGCAGCTTCAGTG